The Moorena producens PAL-8-15-08-1 genomic interval CCACGTGTTTTCAAACCATGGAGAGTTCAAGACCGAGAGAACAAATTATTGCTGATCTCTGTATCAATTATGTGGAACGATATGTATTCTTATGTGGTTACTCAGTAGAACGAGTTGAACTTGAGTATACCTATGGTTTTGACTTGATTATCTTTACCTATGATACCAATTGTGAACTTGAAAATGGTAAAATTCACGTCAAGCTAAAGGCAACGGATTTTCTGAGCATGCTAGCCGCTGACAAAGAAACCATAGGCTTTCCCCTAGGACGCTCAGACATAGAGCCATGGTTAAAAGAACCAATGCCATGTATCCTGATTGTATACGATGCTCAGATCGATCTAGCTTATTGGCTGTACTTGCAAGCCTACTTTGAAAACTGGGAAAACTTTGATCCATGGCACATGGAAGAAACGATTACGGTTAATCTTCCTAAAAAGAATATTGTCAATCAAGATGCCATTAAAAAATTCGCTCGATATAAAAATGATGTGCTGCGACAGTTACCGGGAGTGATTCGTCATCGTTCCTAGAAACGTTATTTTTACTAGAAACGTTATTTTTAAAGAGTTTAAGCATTAAGCTCTCAGCGGTCAGCGGTCAGCCGTCAGCCGTCAGCTCTCAGCAGATCAAAAAAATGATTACCTGTTGTCAGCCATGCAAAGCGCGAGTGGGGGGAACCCCCGTGAGGCCACTGCATCGCTTATTCAAAAGCATCTTAAGTAGTGTCCCCGTAGCCCATAAGCTGATAACTGATAACTGATAGCTGATAGCTGATAGCTGAATAAAAAATGAAAATGCGATGCCCTTTTGGCCTTTAGGCCACGCTACGCGAACGGCCACGCTAAGCGAAGGCAAAAAAACCTCCCCTGGTAATTTCCCATAAAAGAATTAGGGAACCTTTTCAGGGGACGGTTAGTCAATATACATAGCAATCCCCTTCAAAAGTTGAATAGGATTGCTCTATCTATCTAGCGCCATCTTAATGGCTACCGGGTGCCATCGGATCTATTGCAGATGTTGTCCCATCAGGTGATTTATGCATAGAATTAAATTTTTGGCAATTGCTCCGCTTACTTTGCTCGGATTATCTGAAATAGCGCTTCAGTCTAGCTCAGTTGTGGCTAACACTTATTCCAATAACACCCTCCAGAGAGGTTCTCAGGAGCAGATAACTGTGCTAACCAGTAGCTCATCCTTAGCTAAATTCAATACTGAGTTGCTTGGACTAACCAATGCTGAACGGCGAAAAGCTGGCTTGCCACCATTACAGCTTTCTGCTGAGCTAAGTCAAGCCGCACAGCTACACGCTGAAGATATGGTGCGCAATGGTTTTTTCAGTCATACTGGTTCGGATGGTTCTAAAATAAGCGATCGCGCTAAAGCAGCAGGATATCTATATTCCTATGTTGGTGAAAACATTGCTGCAGGTTACTCGACTCCTGCTCAAACCATTAGGCAATGGATGGGAAGCACTGGTCATCGCCGTAATATACTCAAGCCTCAGTATCAAGAAATTGGCTTTGGTTATGTCAGCGATCCTTCCAGCCCCTATCGCCACTACTGGGTGCAGGTGTTTGGTTCACCACGTTAATACTCAGTAGGGAGTAGGGAGTAGGGAGTAGGGAGTAGGGAATCGGGAATCGGGAGTCGGGAGTCGGGAGTCGGGAGTCGGAATCACCCTAACCCCCGTTAATAACCGAGTTATATCATTTGACACTCCCCGGCCTTAAGGCGCGGGGATTCTTAGTTCTGCGATATACCTTAAAGTTAGCTATCCTGGAAGGCAATACTTAAGCCGTAAACCCGTTATAAATAACCAAGAATCAAGCCTAATTTAACTAACCCCAGTGGGCTTATCTCCCTAAGCGTTTAAGATTCAGAATCTCCGAATCCTTGTTTCCGTGTGCCCCACGGTACATTATCATTTTGATTCGTTACTTTACTGGGTTTCGGTATCTGTTAAGATCCATGCGTTTGAGAGGTTTTTCGCGCCTCGTGTACTAGCATCGCTTTACGTCGTTGGGGTTGGAGGCAGTACCGACGAATCCTGCCTGTGCTAGGCTACACACTTAATAAAGTATACACCTTTTGTTGGATAGATTCCGGAAAAGCCGTCCTAGAAGGACGGGGCTTGAAACCCATTGTTTTGGTCAGGATAATTACCCTAAATAAAAATCTCCCCATCTTCCCATCTCCCCATCTCCCCACACTCCCAACTTGACTTTGGAGTTAGATGTAGGCCTCCATCCCTTCACAAGAACAAACCAAATTCCTATCCCCAAAGGCATTATCAATGCGCCCTGCCACAGGCCAAAACTTGTGTTCCCTTAACCAAGATGCAGGGTATGCGGCTTCCTCACGGGTATAGGGATGAGTCCATTCACTGACCATCAAGGCTTCTGCTGTATGGGGAGCATTCTTCAGCTGATTGTCCGTTTGGTCTACCTGACCCGATTCAATCGCTTTAATTTCCTGGCGGATAGCAATCATGGCATCACAGAAACGGTCGAGTTCCTCCTTCGACTCACTTTCAGTAGGTTCCACCATCATTGTCCCTGCTACAGGCCAGGATACCGTTGGGGCATGGAAACCATAATCCATCAGGCGTTTGGCAATATCATCCACTTCGATGCCCGCAGACTTTTTAAGCGATCGCAAATCCACAATACACTCATGAGCCACTAATCCATTGTTCCCCTTGTACAGAACAGGATAGTAAGGGTCTAACCGCTTAGCCATGTAATTAG includes:
- a CDS encoding DUF4365 domain-containing protein translates to MESSRPREQIIADLCINYVERYVFLCGYSVERVELEYTYGFDLIIFTYDTNCELENGKIHVKLKATDFLSMLAADKETIGFPLGRSDIEPWLKEPMPCILIVYDAQIDLAYWLYLQAYFENWENFDPWHMEETITVNLPKKNIVNQDAIKKFARYKNDVLRQLPGVIRHRS
- a CDS encoding CAP domain-containing protein, which codes for MAIAPLTLLGLSEIALQSSSVVANTYSNNTLQRGSQEQITVLTSSSSLAKFNTELLGLTNAERRKAGLPPLQLSAELSQAAQLHAEDMVRNGFFSHTGSDGSKISDRAKAAGYLYSYVGENIAAGYSTPAQTIRQWMGSTGHRRNILKPQYQEIGFGYVSDPSSPYRHYWVQVFGSPR